AATGACTTGCCACATTTGAATTGTTACATCCATTGGACTTACAATTCAATGGattcttctttaaatttagCCTTTGTAGCTACTCCTACAAAGCCTGATGGATGGATTGCCTGGGGAATCAATCCAATTGGTACAGGAATGGTTGGTACACAATCGTTGATCGCGTTTAAAAATCTCAACGATACCATAGTCGTGAAAACATTCAAGTTGAACTCGTATAAGTCTATCGTGCCAGGGGAACTTGAGTATCGCGTTTCGAATATGGAGGCTATGTATAGTAATGGGATGATGGTAATTTTTGCTAGTGTAGAATTACCAAAAGGAATGAGAGAATTGAATCAAGTATGGCAGGTTGGAAGTTTAGTGTTGAATGGAACATTTCCAGGAATTCATGATTTTCAACCTGAGAATTTGAATTCCAAAGGAAAACTTGATTTGATGAATGGAAAAAGTATTAACAATGGTCCTGAGGATTCTATGGTCAAGAATAGAAATGTAAGTTTTTTCAATTAATCTTCTTTCTTAAAAATAACTAGTATACATACCTTGACTATTTCTCTAGATATCTGTTACTTCACATCATCAATAAGATGTCGAATAACTTTGTCCTAAAGTTAAAATGTTTTGACAGATGAGAAGAAATCACCTTGTTAGTTTTGTCTTTGTTGCTAGAATTTGAGCTATATGGTCTCCAATGATTTTCATCCCACTTCAACAACCATTTGGCCGCCAAGAAATacccattttattttttatataacgATGGTGTCCAGATCAGTTTATGTGTACATCAATTAATTCATCAAATACCTTTTATCTTCTACGAGCACAAATATTaagtaactttaaaaaaaacattttatttCTGTTGAAATTTGAACTCTGATCTCTTATGAAAATTATCCCACTTCAACAATCACTAATTAATAGGATGCAAAGAAATACCTTTTTTTTCTGATATTTGATGTTTGATGGAACAGATTCATGGAATTTTGAATGTTGTGAGTTGGGGAATTTTATTTCCAATTGGAATTATGATTGCAAGGTATGTTAGAACATTTGTGGATCCAGTGTGGTTTTATGTTCATGTGACTTGTCAATTATCATCTTATATTATTGGAGTTTCTGGTTGGGCAACTGGTCTAAAACTTGGAAGTCAATCCAAAGGAATTATGTACACTTCCCATAGAGATTTTGGTATTGCCTTGTTTTGTCTTGCAACTCTACAGGTATTTTCCTAAATCCCCCAAAttcttcatctttaatttttataatttagaaGGACAATCTACCAGATTAAAGGGAGAAATTTCTATATTGAGTTTAAGTTAAATACATCActgaattaataattttttttacactaTCACATCAAGTCATCGGAATGATATTTATAGGTACGCAAGTTATTACAAGCTATAATATGTAAAGATGGTTTTATAGTGTAAAATTCTTTACATTAACAATGAATATATacttaaagtattttttttaatagaatttaAGTAATATATTTACATTGCCATGTAAAAAACTTTTATATCTCTACGTGTAAAACTCCAATATTGAAAGTAAGGAAAGTTAACTAATATAGTTTGTAAAGTTGATGTGATAGTGTAAATATtactttaaactttttttttgcaTTGGTGGCAATTGCCCAACTTCTATGAATCCGAGCTATTTTAATCAggtatttgttatttttcaCCAGTACAAATATAAGATAATGCTGCCCGATAATATTTAAGGAGATAGATCTTTTGTCTTTATTGAAAATACTGTTCATTGACCGTTAGGTTATACCTTTGAGTGCTAGGATATTAtgtttctattttttataaGATTGGTGCCAAATTATGAAATAATCCCACTTGAAAATTGTAGGTATTTGCAGTATTTCTGAGGCCAAAGAAGGAACACAAATACAGATTTTACTGGAATATGTATCACCATGGAGTTGGATATGGTGTACTTGTTCTAGGCATCATCAATGTGTTTAAAGGTCTTCAAATTTTACATCCAGGAAGCAAATGGAAATTGGCTTATATTATTTTCCTATCAATTCTTGGAGGAATTGCTCTTATTTTAGAAGCAATTACTTGGACAATTGTTCTTAAAAAGAAGCCTGGAAAATCAAATAACAAACTTTATGATGGACAAAATGGAAGACAACAACCTCTCACTTCTTGAAGTTATTATAATgctcttgatttttattttttttcatatatatcttTGTTTTCCTATGGTTGGGCTgagtactatttttatttttatttttggttgggactgagtttattttaatattatcttCTTGTGCAGAACCCATAGTTGTATTGCTTCGTTTTAATATTAAGGAATATAGATATCGTTGCTTTTCAAAtaacaagattttttttaatggtCCTTTCAAGTTAATTATACTAAAGTGTTATAGAATTGTACTACTTGCAAACTTA
This DNA window, taken from Solanum dulcamara chromosome 3, daSolDulc1.2, whole genome shotgun sequence, encodes the following:
- the LOC129883346 gene encoding cytochrome b561 and DOMON domain-containing protein At3g25290-like, which encodes MGLYQSCCFIVLCFIFLLLNPQFSYSMSCTSQKFTKNKLYEHCNDLPHLNCYIHWTYNSMDSSLNLAFVATPTKPDGWIAWGINPIGTGMVGTQSLIAFKNLNDTIVVKTFKLNSYKSIVPGELEYRVSNMEAMYSNGMMVIFASVELPKGMRELNQVWQVGSLVLNGTFPGIHDFQPENLNSKGKLDLMNGKSINNGPEDSMVKNRNIHGILNVVSWGILFPIGIMIARYVRTFVDPVWFYVHVTCQLSSYIIGVSGWATGLKLGSQSKGIMYTSHRDFGIALFCLATLQVFAVFLRPKKEHKYRFYWNMYHHGVGYGVLVLGIINVFKGLQILHPGSKWKLAYIIFLSILGGIALILEAITWTIVLKKKPGKSNNKLYDGQNGRQQPLTS